GCCGCGCTCACCGAACTGGCCGAGGAGGTACGGGCCCTGCGCGCCGAGGTCGCCCGGCTCGGCCGGGTGGCCCCGGGCGCGGGGACCGACGTACCGGCTCCGCACCCGGAGCCCGGGGCGGCGGCTCCGGCCGCCGCTTCGGCTATCGCTCCCACACCTTGAACGCCCTCACCTGGTAGGGGGACTGGGGCAGCCAGGTGCCGTCACCGGAGTAGGTCTGGAACTCCCCGGTCTCGGCGCACTCGGCCGACTGGTAGGTGGTCACCTGCCGTCCGGTGCGGTTGGCGAGGCCCTGCGCGTTCTTGCCCGGCGGCAGCGAGACGCAGTCGTTGGTGGTGATCTCGGTCAGTTCGAAGATCTGCTTCGCGCCCTTGAAGTCCGGGTTCGCCCAGAAGCACAGCTGTCCGGTGGCGCATGCCCCGAGCGGCGGCGGCCCGGCGGCGTGGGCGGCCGAGGCCGCGCCGGGGAGCAGGGTGGTGGCGGCCAGGAACACGGCGGCGAGCACGGTGGAACTCGTACG
This is a stretch of genomic DNA from Streptomyces sp. NBC_00536. It encodes these proteins:
- a CDS encoding peptidase inhibitor family I36 protein, which translates into the protein MRTSSTVLAAVFLAATTLLPGAASAAHAAGPPPLGACATGQLCFWANPDFKGAKQIFELTEITTNDCVSLPPGKNAQGLANRTGRQVTTYQSAECAETGEFQTYSGDGTWLPQSPYQVRAFKVWER